One Roseomonas gilardii subsp. gilardii genomic region harbors:
- a CDS encoding DUF448 domain-containing protein: MQAPSGDPSGLPPAEMGQPDPEEKGPLRRCVVTRESLPKESMIRFVIGPGRELVPDLAERLPGRGMWLSARADVLEAALKRAAFARAARGPVNPPPT, from the coding sequence ATGCAGGCGCCCTCCGGCGATCCGTCCGGCCTGCCGCCGGCGGAGATGGGGCAACCCGATCCCGAGGAGAAGGGACCGCTGCGCCGCTGTGTCGTGACGCGCGAGAGCCTCCCGAAGGAAAGCATGATCCGGTTTGTCATCGGTCCAGGTCGGGAACTCGTTCCTGACCTGGCCGAACGGCTGCCTGGGCGGGGAATGTGGTTGAGCGCGCGGGCCGATGTGCTAGAAGCCGCGCTCAAGCGCGCGGCCTTTGCCAGGGCGGCCCGTGGGCCGGTCAACCCTCCCCCGACCTGA
- the rbfA gene encoding 30S ribosome-binding factor RbfA, whose amino-acid sequence MAEEIRHALAAVLARGDVRDPELAAARVTVTEVRASPDLKHMTVFVSRLGQTADKELLDALKRSQPFLRTQVAKAVRLRAAPELHFQADTALDHAMRIDALMRRPEVARDLHPVDDAAEGEEKEEP is encoded by the coding sequence GTGGCCGAGGAAATCCGCCACGCCCTGGCGGCCGTACTGGCGCGCGGCGATGTGCGCGACCCGGAACTGGCCGCCGCGCGGGTCACGGTGACGGAGGTCCGCGCCTCCCCTGACCTGAAGCACATGACGGTCTTCGTGTCCCGGCTCGGGCAGACGGCGGACAAGGAGCTGCTGGACGCGCTGAAGCGTTCCCAGCCCTTCCTGCGGACCCAGGTGGCCAAGGCGGTGCGGCTGCGCGCGGCGCCGGAATTGCATTTCCAGGCCGATACGGCGTTGGATCATGCCATGCGCATCGACGCCCTGATGCGCCGGCCCGAGGTGGCCCGCGACCTGCACCCGGTGGACGATGCCGCCGAGGGCGAGGAGAAGGAAGAGCCGTGA
- a CDS encoding acyl-CoA thioesterase, giving the protein MPADTNPSGDIFGGWLMAQMDLAAGNAAARRARGRCATVAVEAISFHSPVKVGDEVSLYAQILSVGRTSLRIRVEAWRRERHSEDRNRVTEAVFTFVALDEEGRPRPVPAEGADAG; this is encoded by the coding sequence ATGCCGGCCGACACCAACCCGTCGGGCGACATTTTCGGCGGCTGGCTGATGGCGCAGATGGACCTCGCGGCCGGCAACGCCGCCGCCCGCCGTGCCCGCGGCCGCTGCGCCACCGTGGCGGTGGAGGCGATCAGCTTCCATTCCCCGGTGAAGGTGGGCGACGAGGTGAGCCTCTACGCGCAGATCCTCTCGGTGGGCCGCACCTCGCTCCGCATCCGGGTGGAGGCCTGGCGGCGGGAGCGGCACAGCGAGGACCGCAACCGGGTGACCGAGGCGGTCTTCACCTTCGTGGCGCTGGACGAGGAAGGCCGCCCGCGCCCCGTGCCGGCCGAGGGTGCCGACGCGGGCTGA
- the nusA gene encoding transcription termination factor NusA, with protein MALDASVLRPELLQVADAVAREKMIERDEVLEAMEQAIQKAGRAKYGAEKDIRATIDRRSGEVKLSRWTEVVDADTVENEETQIPLRIARKFQPEIEAGQFIVDPLPPIDFGRIAAQTAKQVIVQRVREVERKKQFDEYKDRVGEIINGVVKRTEYGNLMVDLGRAEALLRRDETIPREAFRNGDRVRAYIYDVREETRGPQIFLSRTHPGFLAKLFAQEVPEIYDGIIEIKAVARDPGSRAKMAVISRDSSIDPVGACVGMRGSRVQAVVAELQGERIDIIPWSGDPATFLVNALAPAEVTKVVLDDEGRRVEVVVPDDQLSLAIGRRGQNVRLASQLTRFDIDIQTETEESERRQEEFRKRTSLFVDGLDVDDVIAGLLVTEGFTTIEEVVDAPDEELAEIEGFDETVAQELKRRGHAWLESRDQELDDKRRALGVDDAVAEVGGFSPATLVTLGEKGIKTLDDLGDLASDELVEILGEDSIDEETANAIIMAARQHWFEGEEGAAEAADHAGAGNSGEETDNATRTEP; from the coding sequence ATGGCTCTGGACGCCTCCGTCCTTCGCCCCGAACTGCTGCAGGTGGCCGACGCCGTCGCGCGCGAGAAGATGATCGAGCGCGATGAGGTGCTGGAGGCCATGGAGCAGGCCATCCAGAAGGCCGGCCGCGCCAAGTACGGCGCGGAGAAGGACATCCGCGCCACCATCGACCGCCGCTCCGGCGAGGTGAAGCTGTCCCGCTGGACCGAGGTGGTGGACGCCGACACGGTCGAGAACGAGGAGACGCAGATCCCGCTCCGGATCGCGCGCAAGTTCCAGCCGGAGATCGAGGCGGGGCAGTTCATCGTCGATCCGCTGCCGCCGATCGACTTCGGCCGCATCGCCGCCCAGACCGCCAAGCAGGTGATCGTGCAGCGGGTGCGGGAGGTCGAGCGCAAGAAGCAGTTCGACGAGTACAAGGACCGCGTCGGCGAGATCATCAACGGTGTGGTCAAGCGCACCGAATACGGCAACCTGATGGTCGATCTCGGCCGGGCGGAGGCGCTGCTGCGCCGCGACGAGACCATCCCGCGCGAGGCTTTCCGCAACGGCGACCGGGTGCGCGCCTATATCTACGACGTGCGGGAGGAGACGCGCGGTCCGCAGATCTTCCTCTCCCGCACCCATCCCGGCTTCCTGGCCAAGCTCTTCGCCCAGGAGGTGCCGGAGATCTACGACGGCATCATCGAGATCAAGGCCGTGGCCCGCGACCCGGGCTCGCGCGCCAAGATGGCGGTGATCAGCCGCGACAGCTCCATCGACCCGGTCGGCGCCTGCGTCGGCATGCGCGGATCGCGCGTGCAGGCCGTGGTGGCGGAGCTGCAGGGCGAGCGCATCGACATCATCCCCTGGTCCGGCGACCCCGCGACCTTCCTGGTGAACGCCCTGGCCCCGGCCGAGGTGACCAAGGTGGTGCTGGACGATGAGGGGCGCCGGGTTGAAGTCGTGGTGCCGGATGACCAGCTTTCGCTGGCCATCGGGCGCCGTGGCCAGAACGTGCGCCTCGCCTCCCAGCTCACGCGCTTCGACATCGACATCCAGACGGAGACCGAGGAGAGCGAGCGCCGGCAGGAGGAGTTCCGCAAGCGCACCAGCCTCTTCGTCGATGGGCTGGACGTGGACGACGTGATCGCCGGCCTGCTGGTCACCGAGGGCTTCACCACGATCGAGGAGGTCGTGGACGCCCCGGACGAGGAACTGGCCGAGATCGAGGGCTTCGACGAGACCGTGGCCCAGGAGCTGAAGCGCCGTGGCCATGCCTGGCTGGAAAGCCGCGACCAGGAGCTGGACGACAAGCGCCGCGCCCTGGGCGTGGACGATGCCGTGGCCGAGGTCGGCGGCTTCAGCCCTGCGACGCTCGTGACCCTCGGCGAGAAGGGCATCAAGACGCTCGACGACCTGGGCGACCTCGCCTCGGACGAACTGGTCGAGATCCTGGGCGAGGACAGCATCGACGAAGAGACGGCGAACGCCATCATCATGGCGGCGCGCCAGCACTGGTTCGAGGGCGAGGAAGGGGCCGCCGAGGCGGCCGACCACGCCGGTGCCGGAAATTCCGGTGAGGAGACAGACAACGCCACCCGTACCGAACCATGA
- a CDS encoding glycosyltransferase family 4 protein: protein MPPEPVRRTLWVDVEDLFQYALANPRPSGIQRLVFEILRVLPERAARQPDAPRIAFVRHDAGPDLLREVPFAEVAALFGHLSAGHGGNPVSSLPPRRQLALRVRRGRPFLQRLRFGLIHRLQKLPPRTSEALLQAAVLQMNVLRTGRRGLALWRNRRQGGALSAGVPAASMAAPSPVEPGVAVMPASSLRAQPGDVFLILGAAWVHTDYAGLLRRLRQRHGLRPALLLYDLIPLRRPEWCARDLVRSFRHWVETVLPECPRLMAISHATAHDVEAYAAETGLVLEAPVRPIPIGTGFGLAGQADRLASARPRGLPRPGSYVLFVSTLEARKNHALLFRVWRRLLSEMPREQVPTLVFAGRVGWLVADLMQQLENAEWLGGKIRLVRDPSDEELLALYRGCRFTLFPSLFEGWGLPVSESLALGRPCIASDRTSLPEAGALARYFDPDDLDDACATIRAVIEDPQGLEEWRERVAREFRHVPWSDSADAILEGVLAPPAQAAGPAQQDQSA from the coding sequence ATGCCCCCCGAGCCTGTGCGCCGTACCCTCTGGGTCGATGTCGAAGACCTCTTCCAGTACGCCCTCGCCAATCCGCGCCCCAGCGGCATCCAGCGCCTGGTCTTCGAGATCCTGCGTGTGCTGCCGGAGCGGGCGGCGAGGCAGCCGGATGCGCCACGGATCGCCTTCGTCCGCCACGATGCCGGGCCGGATCTCCTGCGGGAGGTCCCCTTTGCCGAGGTCGCCGCGCTGTTCGGGCACCTGTCCGCCGGCCATGGCGGGAATCCGGTGTCATCCTTGCCGCCGCGCCGCCAGCTCGCGCTGCGCGTTCGCCGGGGCAGGCCATTCTTGCAGCGCCTGCGCTTCGGCCTGATCCACCGCCTGCAGAAGCTGCCGCCGCGAACCTCGGAAGCCCTGCTGCAGGCGGCCGTGCTGCAGATGAACGTGCTGCGGACCGGCCGCCGCGGCCTCGCCCTGTGGCGGAACCGGCGGCAGGGCGGCGCTCTCTCCGCCGGGGTGCCAGCCGCCTCCATGGCCGCCCCATCGCCCGTGGAGCCTGGGGTGGCTGTTATGCCCGCTTCCTCCCTGCGGGCGCAGCCAGGCGATGTCTTCCTGATCCTGGGCGCTGCCTGGGTGCATACGGATTATGCCGGGCTGCTGCGGCGGCTGCGGCAGCGCCACGGGCTGCGGCCAGCCCTGCTGCTCTATGACCTGATCCCGCTGCGCCGCCCCGAATGGTGTGCCCGCGATCTGGTGCGGAGCTTCCGCCACTGGGTGGAGACGGTGCTGCCGGAATGCCCCCGGCTGATGGCCATCAGCCATGCCACCGCCCATGACGTGGAAGCCTATGCCGCCGAGACCGGCCTCGTGCTGGAAGCACCTGTGCGGCCGATCCCCATCGGCACCGGCTTCGGCCTTGCGGGGCAGGCCGACCGGCTGGCCTCGGCGCGGCCGCGCGGCCTGCCGCGCCCGGGCAGCTACGTGCTTTTCGTCTCGACGCTGGAGGCGCGCAAGAACCATGCGCTGCTGTTCCGCGTCTGGCGCCGTCTGCTGAGCGAGATGCCGCGCGAGCAGGTGCCCACCCTGGTCTTCGCCGGGCGCGTCGGCTGGCTGGTGGCCGACCTGATGCAGCAGTTGGAGAACGCCGAATGGCTCGGCGGCAAGATCCGGCTGGTGCGCGATCCGTCCGACGAGGAGCTTCTCGCCCTCTACCGTGGCTGCCGCTTCACCCTGTTTCCTTCACTGTTCGAAGGCTGGGGCCTGCCGGTGAGCGAGAGCCTGGCGCTGGGGCGGCCCTGCATCGCCTCGGACCGGACCTCGCTGCCGGAGGCCGGGGCGCTGGCGCGCTACTTCGACCCGGACGACCTGGACGATGCCTGTGCCACGATCCGCGCGGTGATCGAGGACCCGCAGGGGCTGGAGGAATGGCGAGAGCGCGTCGCCCGCGAGTTCCGCCATGTCCCCTGGTCCGACAGCGCCGATGCCATCCTGGAAGGGGTCCTGGCCCCGCCCGCGCAGGCCGCCGGGCCCGCCCAGCAGGACCAGTCCGCATGA
- the infB gene encoding translation initiation factor IF-2, with protein MGADRRREGRIDVQAAIEGEDDRSRSLASVRRARERERRQAELARLRSDGVKVVRDVTIPDVITVQELANRMAARGGEVVKALFRMGVMATLTQSIDADTAELVVTEFGHRPRRVSESDVELGLEGAVDQDEDLLPRPPVVTIMGHVDHGKTSLLDALRKTDVAAREAGGITQHIGAYQITVPDGSKVTFIDTPGHEAFTAMRARGASVTDMVVLVVAADDGVMPQTVEAIRHARAANVPMIVAVNKIDKPGVNPERVRNELLQHEVVVESLGGETQEIEVSALKGTNLDKLLEAISLQAEVLDLRANPDRAGEGTVIESKLDKGRGPVATVLVQKGTLRQGDIVVAGTEWGRVRALIDDKSRNVKEAPPSLPVEILGLSGVPSAGENFVAVEDEGRAKEISEFRQRQAREKQAAALSASRGTLNDMLARIQAGEQKEVAVVVKADVQGSAEALGVTLGKLSRDEVKVRVLHSGVGQITESDIQLAKASDAVVVAFNVRATTQARELAQREGVEIRYYSIIYEVADDIEKLVKGKLAPIQREKFLGYAQILQVFEVKRLGNIAGCRVTEGVVKRGAGVRLLRDGVVIHQGTLSTLRRFKDDVKEVTNGYECGMSFANYNDIRVGDQIECYETETVAAD; from the coding sequence GTGGGCGCCGACCGGCGCCGCGAGGGCCGGATCGACGTCCAGGCCGCCATCGAGGGTGAGGACGACCGTTCCCGCTCCCTGGCCTCCGTCCGCCGCGCCCGTGAGCGCGAGCGGCGGCAGGCGGAGCTGGCGCGCCTGCGCTCGGATGGGGTGAAGGTCGTCCGCGACGTCACCATCCCCGACGTCATCACCGTGCAGGAACTGGCGAACCGCATGGCCGCCCGTGGCGGCGAGGTGGTGAAGGCGCTGTTCCGCATGGGCGTGATGGCGACCCTGACCCAGTCCATCGATGCCGACACGGCGGAGCTGGTGGTGACCGAGTTCGGCCACCGTCCGCGCCGCGTCTCGGAAAGCGACGTGGAGCTGGGCCTGGAGGGCGCGGTCGACCAGGACGAGGATCTGCTGCCCCGTCCGCCGGTCGTGACCATCATGGGCCATGTCGATCACGGCAAGACCTCGCTGCTGGACGCGCTGCGCAAGACCGACGTGGCGGCGCGCGAGGCCGGCGGCATCACGCAGCATATCGGCGCCTACCAGATCACGGTGCCGGACGGCTCCAAGGTCACCTTCATCGATACCCCGGGCCACGAGGCCTTCACGGCCATGCGCGCCCGCGGCGCCTCGGTGACGGACATGGTGGTGCTGGTGGTGGCGGCCGATGACGGCGTCATGCCCCAGACGGTCGAGGCGATCCGCCATGCCCGCGCGGCCAACGTGCCGATGATCGTGGCGGTCAACAAGATCGACAAGCCGGGCGTGAACCCCGAGCGCGTGCGCAACGAGCTGCTGCAGCACGAGGTCGTGGTGGAGAGCCTGGGCGGCGAGACGCAGGAGATCGAGGTCTCCGCGCTCAAGGGCACCAACCTCGACAAGCTGCTGGAGGCGATCTCCCTGCAGGCCGAGGTGCTGGACCTGCGCGCCAACCCGGACCGCGCCGGCGAGGGCACGGTGATCGAGTCCAAGCTGGACAAGGGCCGCGGCCCGGTGGCCACCGTGCTGGTCCAGAAGGGCACGCTGCGCCAGGGCGACATCGTCGTGGCCGGCACCGAATGGGGCCGCGTCCGCGCGCTGATCGACGACAAGTCGCGCAATGTGAAGGAGGCGCCGCCCTCCCTGCCGGTGGAGATCCTGGGCCTTTCGGGCGTCCCCTCGGCCGGCGAGAATTTCGTCGCCGTCGAGGATGAGGGCCGGGCGAAGGAGATCTCCGAGTTCCGCCAGCGCCAGGCCCGCGAGAAGCAGGCCGCCGCGCTGAGCGCGAGCCGCGGCACGCTGAACGACATGCTGGCCCGCATCCAGGCGGGCGAGCAGAAGGAGGTGGCGGTCGTCGTCAAGGCGGACGTGCAGGGCTCGGCCGAGGCGCTCGGCGTGACGCTCGGCAAGCTCAGCCGCGACGAGGTGAAGGTGCGCGTGCTGCACAGCGGCGTGGGCCAGATCACCGAGAGCGACATCCAGCTCGCCAAGGCGTCCGATGCCGTGGTGGTGGCCTTCAACGTCCGCGCCACGACCCAGGCGCGGGAGCTGGCGCAGCGCGAGGGCGTGGAGATCCGCTACTACTCGATCATCTACGAGGTGGCCGACGACATCGAGAAGCTGGTCAAGGGCAAGCTCGCCCCGATCCAGCGCGAGAAGTTCCTGGGCTACGCGCAGATCCTGCAGGTCTTCGAGGTCAAGCGTCTCGGCAACATCGCAGGCTGCCGCGTGACCGAGGGTGTGGTGAAGCGTGGCGCGGGCGTCCGCCTGTTGCGCGACGGCGTGGTGATCCACCAGGGCACCCTGTCCACGCTGCGCCGCTTCAAGGACGACGTGAAGGAAGTCACCAACGGCTACGAGTGCGGCATGTCCTTCGCGAACTACAACGACATCCGCGTCGGCGACCAGATCGAGTGCTACGAGACGGAGACCGTGGCGGCCGACTGA